agaaactttttattcaagaataaagatgtaatacttctgctctacaatagtttagtcagaccctatttggaatatgcggtacagttttggtctccccaccatgtaaaggacattgctaaactagaaggtgttcagcgtcgagcaacaaaaatgatcccttccttgcgcaacaaatcctatgaagaaaggctttccacccttaacatgttctctcttgcaaaacgtcgcctccgaggaaaactgatcgaatgttttaaaatacttaatggtttcatgaatgtagacagaacaaaattgtttatgatcgatgacactttgcgaacgaggaacaatggcacaaaactcaaatgtagacgagtaaattcagactgcaccaaatttttcttcaccaacgttgtagtgcgagaatggaacaagctcccaccatcagtggtccagtgtaacacgattgactcctttaaaaagaagcttgaccgtcacttccttgaacttaatattaactagagtagaaaagcaacgttttggagccatctgattaatgtaaaatcacttaggtttaaggacagaccacctagtctggaccatggggtctgtgtggtctgattttctatgtaaatgaaAGCGTAACCTCCTTTGATGGCGGCCGCCaccgcagcctcaaaatagctcgcagagggtttggggtggaggggtatatatatttaaagtactccaactgaactttatgacctgctaatggggggggcttcgcccccctcgaccccctcttCTAACCAGGGGGGTCTTTGCCCCCCCCTGGGACCCCCCcaacatgtatatgcgacttatttctgcgaggaggtatttctcgcaacaccagctgcaCTGCTGCTGCGgctgccgccagaggaggctgcgctttcgtgaatattatcccctattttcaacaataaatggtccttgaattggattttgataGCATATCCATGATTGTTgtacgtttgtagaaaagatacatgaagagctagtgaggtttcataaggtaggtaataaaATACTGGTACGGTACtgaaacgaatcttaaccatagTGTGAGTGACTGATAATCATGTTTTTAGTCTTCCATGGAGTTACTTTTAAATTACATatttgggttaagattcgttttagcaatgtgccagtatttcattacctaccttatgaaacatcactagctcctcatatatcttttctgcaaacgttcaacaatcacagaaacactttcaaaatccaattcaaggactatttttgttattgttgaaaataggggataatattcacgaaagcattgcctcctctggcggcggctgcGGCAGCGATCCAATTGGTGttacgagaaatacctcctcgcagaaattaGTTGCATATGTGGGGGTTGGGTCCAAGGGGGGCGCAGTCCCCCCTGTTTAGAAGGGGGTACGAGAGGGGGCGAAGCCCTCCGTTAGCtgtcaggtcgtaaagttcggttggagtagtttaaatatgctcccccacccaaaacccccgatttcccacgggtcccccaagttaaacctctctgcgagctattatgcggctgcggcggcgggcccacataaggcattgaaaagtcagtctTTTAGTCATTTCTGGAGAAAAATGctatctccatgataaacagcattatattttgtccagaaataaacaGTCAGCATTTCAAAATTAGTAACGTCATTAAAATGAATCTTTACCTATACGTATTTGTTAGCCAGAAATTGCAGACACCACTCTTAAGGACCCAACACATTACCCCATGGCACACCAGAATTAACAACAAACAGTCCACTATAACTATCATCCTTTCAGACACAATgagtctggatctggatctggattaataatGCGCAAggcacctttcaggtgcataacacacatatttatgttggctgttggggggatggGGCAGCCAAGTGtgcagaggagggaagtgaatcaagtgtaattgttagtgttggtgtgttgtggtgacaagtgagtgtgtatttgttttcaaaaTTAATCTATTGTACCGctgtctaaaatctgttgaggaaggctgttccagtcacatttggtgcgtggaaagtatgagtgcttgtatgcgtcagtgtttgtgtgatatgtttggtatttatggatgtatgTGTTACGAGtatgttgactgtttgcgttgtgtaagtatgtgtgtggatcAGTGTGTACGACCCCTTAAAAACAGGCTCATCACAGATAAAACACAATTGCCTACGCCTATGCTCCAAGAACTCATCATGGTTGACACTATTAAATAGTGCAGAAAACTGGACCCTAGTGCACTAGTCTGCCTTCAGATTCTTCATCCAGTGCTGCGTAAAGTCTGTGACTTAAGTTTAGAATTGCACCACTGGTGGTTAGGCTTTTCCTATAGAAAATCTGACAAGGTGGAAACAAACTATAGCTTTCCACAAACCACTCAAAATCGATGGACACAGTACGCTCAAAGAGTAGTCAGATACAAAAGACAATGGTGGTCCTTTTATAATGGACATAATGTTAGCTACCCTTTAGCAAGCAGGAAAAGACCTGGCCCTGAATAGGAGTCCATTGATTCAAGTATCACTATTAGTCTGTTGTGAGCATTAATTCATTAAACCCTATGAACTGCCTtgacctcccctcctctcctcgtcaGGTGATCACCCCTGACACCTGGAAGGCTGGGGCACGCAACACAACTGAGAGCGGTGGACGCAAGATCAATGAAAACAAGATACTCACCAGCAAGAAAAACAGATTCAACCCTTACACCGTGAGTATAGTGGCTCGTCTGCTGAGCTTGTTGCTTCTGTTTACAAAGTGACCAGAAGATTCATTAGCATCAGCATCACATTTTTTACTTCAGACCTATAAGTCATGCTCATCATTTTCTCCACTATTTCTCTCACATGCCTAAACCAGCCCTTGATGGTGCCTTTATTTTTAAATACATGTTTTCTCCCCTCTAATCATATTATCTATCATACTAATCACCCCTTTTCACACTAGGATAAATGTTTTTATGATATGGACTTCCTCTTTCAAGGAATCTTAGTATCTGCCCCTCACATCATGCAAATAACTGTGACCTTCAACCTGTCCCTCAAAAGATCTTCATTGCTGACCTTTACCTGTAGATTCATGAGCCAAACAGTAGGCAGTCAATGCCACAAAAGTTGGTGTTAATTTTCATCATAAATGGTTTGATACATTTTGTAACACATAAAGTTTAAAGGATAGACAGAAAAGGCAGAGTAACCAACATTTACCAACATTTGTCTCAAGAATCATTCAGAGGTTTGGCTTTTAGACTTACTCAAGTCCTGCAGTGACTCACTtactgcctcccttcctcacagGCAACCTTTGCTGAGTGTCGCATCTGTCGCAGCAAAGTGCATCAGGCAGGCTCACACTTCTGCCAGGGGTGTGCTTACAAGAAGGGAATCTGTGCCATGTGTGGCAAAAAGATACTAGACACCTCTAGCTACCGACAATCCTCTGCCTagagtttgtgtgagtgtgttatGATGATTGATACAGTAAAAGTCCTTTAATCCAGAATGCAGGGGGGCATGAACTCTCTGGATTAGCAGATTTTCAGGATTACcagaaggtaaggtaaagttgtgaGTGTACGATATAGCTGCACTTGTCGCGGTGCTCATCTATGCCCTGTTGtctctttgagcctgtggtgggagggaacctTAACCTGACACAGGGCccgtgtaacatccgggttaccacagtttaccttccccaggtttctttAGGTACACATTAATCGACCatcccaaaaggaaggatgaacagctgggtgggctgcatgtTGACTGCTGAGGCTGGGATTCATACCCAGATTTTCAGAGTCATAGTCAGAAACACTAACCACTGCAATGCAGAGAGCCCAAAAAGTTCAAAGCACACCATGCAGACACACATGAAATCCCACCCTATGTCAATAATTACTGGTAGTTTCAAAAGCTCTGATGTCccccagtctttttttttattatgccttAAAAATACCTTAGAGTGACTAAAAACACTGCAAAACTATAGTCAGACTCAGCTATGAAGTCCGGTTGGGCAGGGCTTGTTCGGGAAGTCCCCTGGCCATAGCACTGCCAAATCTTAATTAATGTGTACAGAATGTTTGATGTTTTGATTTGAATATTGATACACAACTTCAAATAGTACATAGCTTATGTATGAGAGTGATGCATCAGGGGTGATGAGCAGCACTGTGAAGAGGTTCAGGCCCCACCCAAAAGGATTTCATATTTGTGTCAAACTACAGCCGTAAAGCACTCTAAAACCAGTGTGTGTACACACTACTACTCACCAGATGGTTTGGTGCACcacttttgtctatttttttatatttttcgttttttctgccCGTTCTCAATTGTACCCCAAAAAAGCTAAAAATGACCCTCAGCTGAAAATTATAAACCATCGGGATTTCCAAACTATTGGACGCTGGATTATCGGATTTTTACTGTAATAGGAATATTAAATGGATTATTTGGTGGTGTCAGCCATTAGGCTGAAAGTTTACTTATTACAGACAACGGAAACAAACACTGACCTAGTTATCTGGGAGGGTTGCAGTGATAGGGGATTTGTGAGAAGTACAGCATGTCAGTAAATCCATGACTGGACGACATCTGTCGTTGGTAATCCCGGTCAGTGTGAGGGTTatattataatgtgtgtgtgtgtgtgtgtgtgtgtgtgtgtgtgtgtgttttcaatgtCATGAATTTCTCAAAAATCACATTTGTCTTTTCCTCATGTATAAAAAAAGGTTACTTTAGGGTTtttgtattcttcttttctttcctcttgaatgatgtgtgtatgtgtgtatttacctatttgtagtatgcagggcctgagctcaagctcagatagtcctgtctcccaatctatatttgtccaatctatattgtgtgtgtgtgtgtgtgtgtgtgtgtgtgtgtgtgtgtgtgtgtgtgtgtgcacatgcaAGATCAAGATCCTGTTTGCATAAATGTGTATGCATACTTGGGTGTTGGCCACATGTCAGACAAGGAATAGAGATTCTGCTTTTACTGGTATATATACAGACTAATAAATATGGTGCAAGGAGTATTTACCCTGAGTTAGAGTAGATGTTTAGACAAGGCTTCACAGAGTAGGGAAAAGGAGTAAATGGTAGACATGTGTGTGTACCAACAGTGCAATTGACAAAACTTTTGTATTATCAAGAGTATTTTTAGTGTGACACAAACCTCTTGTATAAATcttaatacaaaataatatatgtatttgaataaaataGTACAAATGTTATATTTTGTTTACCTGCCCTTTGTCAAGTGAGCTGTTTTTGTTTATGCATGAGAAAAAGAAATGGTAGGAAGGTAAATTGACTGTCTTGCTTCTGGTCAAAGCTGTTAAGTCAAAAGTGTGCATGTCCTTTTGTTAAGAGTTGCCTcctggcttaaaactaccaccgCCTATTTTTACTACCTATATTTATCAGCGTCCATGATCCTCGGTGTTCACATCAGTAACCAGAGGGCATCGCGGGCCTTATCAAAACTACTGACTGTATTATGTACAGTACCTCTGGAAGCACAGCATGCATTCACACAATTAGGCTTGTAATGGCAGCTCAAGGAAATTATgctgtattatcattatcattatcattcacaACTGCCTCCTGCAAAGGTAGTGTTACTAGTCACTGCAATACTTTTGATTTTCTTGTAGCAtaatggaataaagaaagatgTACTAATGTTGCATGGCACAttagcttttattattattattattattattattattattattattattattattattattattattattattattatcattattattattattatcatcatcatcatcatcgtcatcatcatcattattattattattattatcattattattattattattattattattattattattattattattattattattatcattattattattattattattattattattattgctaatcttctatttctttgtcttcatctttttctttttcttttcttgcttctgttattattattactattattattattactattattattattattattattattattattattattattattattattattattattattattattattattattattattattattattattattattattactattattattattattattattattactattactattattattattattattattattattattattattattattattattattactattattattattgttactattattattattattattattattattattattattattattattattattattattactattattactattattacattattattattattattattattattattattattattattattattattattattattattattattataattattattattattattattattattattattattattattattattattattattattattattattattattattattattattattattattgttgttgttgtcactgttgtcgttgttgttgttgttgttgttgttgttgttgttgttgttgttgttgttgttgttgtcactgttgttgttgttgttgttgttgttgttgttgttgttgttgttgttgttgttgtcactgttgttgttgttgttgtcactgttgttgttgttgttaataataataataaccccaCCCTCCCACCACTCCTCAACACTCCCCACCACTCATCCAACCTTCCCtgccatccctttcccttccctgcctcagtCACACTTAAGCACACGTCTTTGGGATACCCACTACATCCCAAAAccattctcccctcctttcccctccccataaTTTTGTACACTTCTCCCCACACCCCGCCATCAcaatcccttctcctccccagtATCTTGAGCCCCTCTCCCCAACACccgtctcccctcctttctccccactTCTCCCCACTACACTTCCATGACCCCCACCactccatacttccttccctccacaacTGAATATTGATCACATAATTTAATGACAGTCAACCCTTTCTTTGTTATGGTTGTACGTTCATGCATCACCTTGTCCATCCATTGTATTTCCTCCGTGCGGCTTAAATGGTTTCAAGAGAGGAGGAGCACCAAGACACTTATGAAGCtaggttttctatttttttttttacgacaaaggagacagctcaagtgcacaaaaaaggaaacaataataaaagaagcccgctactcgctgctcctgaaaaaaagaatcaaaagaggtggccgaaagagaggtcaatttcgggaggagaggtgtcctgataccctgttCTTGTTACACATGAGCGACTCTTTGTgcaatcctattttttttttctactcgacCTTTAGTTAGTCTCCTTTACTATATCAA
The Eriocheir sinensis breed Jianghai 21 unplaced genomic scaffold, ASM2467909v1 Scaffold1353, whole genome shotgun sequence genome window above contains:
- the LOC126989874 gene encoding cysteine-rich PDZ-binding protein-like, whose protein sequence is MVCEKCQKKLGKVITPDTWKAGARNTTESGGRKINENKILTSKKNRFNPYTATFAECRICRSKVHQAGSHFCQGCAYKKGICAMCGKKILDTSSYRQSSA